One Baekduia alba genomic window, CGGGGCTGATGCTCGGCTCGGCGAGCATCCCGGCCAAGCAGACGATCGCGACGTTCCACGAGGGCATGGCGTGGGTCGCGCAGCTGTCGATGTTCCTGGTCCTGGGCCTGCTGGTCTTCCCGTCCGACCTCGGCGGCGTCGCGTTCGAGGGGACGGTGCTCGCGCTCGTCCTGGTCTTCGTGGCGCGGCCGCTGGCGACGGTGATCTGCACCACGCCGTTCGGCTTCACCTGGCGCGAGCAGACCGTGCTGGGCTGGGCAGGCCTGCGCGGCGCGGTCCCGGTCGTGCTCGCGACGTTCCCGGTCATCGACGGCGTCCCGCGCTCGCACGAGTTCTTCAACATCGTGTTCTTCGTCGTGCTGTTGTCCACCATCCTGCAGGGCACGACGTTCGAGCCGCTGGCCAAGCGGCTGGGCGTGACGACCGACGATCCGGCGCTGCCGCGGCCACTGGCCGAGTCCGGGACCATCCGGCGGCTGGGCGCCGAGGTGCTGGAGTTCCCGGTCGTCGAGGGCGACGCCATCGTCGGCCTGGCGGTCCGCGACCTCGGCCTGCCGCGCGAGGCGGTGGTCAACGTCATCGTCCGCGCCGGCCAGGCGATCCCGCCGCGCGGCTCGACGCGCGTGGCGGCCGGCGACCGGCTCCACGTCCTCTACCGCGAGGAGGCGTCGCGGCAGTTGGTGTCCTTGACCTCGTCGTGGCGCAGCGGCCCGATCGGCCCGCGCGCGCGGCCGGCGCGCGAGCTGCGCAGCCGGTCGTCGATCTTCACCGCGCGGCCGTGGACCGAGGGCGACGGCGACGCCACGCGGCCCGAGCGCGTGTCCGGCCAAGAGGTCGTCGACCTGCTGCGCCTGCGGCGCGACGCGCCGGGCTCGCTGGTCGTGCTGGCCGACGGGCGCTACGCGGTGTGCGGCTCGGTGCTCGTCGTCGGCGCGCGCCGTCAGGTGACCGAGTGGATCGAGCGCCGGATGCGCGTCTCGGGCGAGGCCGAGCGCGCCTGGCTGCGCACCGTCCTCGGCGCGGTCGCGACCGACCTGGCCGAAGCGCGCCCGGGCGGGCCTCCCGCCTAGACTGGCCGGACCGCATGGCCCGCCTCGCCGAAGAGCAGATCCAGGAGTTCTACGAGCAGTGCTACACGCCGGGGGTCGACGGCGACAAGTACCGCCGCTGGCGCGAGCTGGGTGCCGAGGGCAAGGCCGACCATGTGATGGATCTCGTCGCGCGGGCCGGGCTGGCCGCGCCGCGGACGGTCTGCGAGGTCGGCTGCGGCGACGGCGCCGTGCTCGGCGTCATGGGCCGGCGCGGGTTCGGGGGCCAGCGTGTCGGCTACGAGATCTCGGCCTCGGGCGTCAGGCTGGCGGGCGAGCGCGCGGAGGTCGACGAGGCCCACGTCTTCGACGGCGCGCACCTGCCGGTCGGCGCGGACGCCTATGACCTGGTCTTCGCCACGCACGTGCTGGAGCACGTCCCGGACCCGGCGCCGCTGACACGCGAGCTGCTGCGCGCCGGGCGCGCCGTGGTGATCGAGGTGCCGCTGGAGGCCAACGTGTCGGCGCAGCGGCCGGCCGCGCGCGCCGCGTCGGAGGGCGTCGGGCACCTGCATCGCTTCCACCGCCGGGCGAT contains:
- a CDS encoding potassium/proton antiporter, which codes for MHDGERILIVGALLSAGLLASLLASRVRVPGLVLFLGVGMAVGSDGAGWIDFNDYSLARTVGIVALVLILFEGGLAAGFPEIRPVLGPSLTLAILGTLITAIVTGLVAAWLFDFDTTEGLLVGAIVAGTDGAAIFALLRGSTLRRRLARTLEGESGLNDPIAILLVLGFIEKLMHPDYGVPDFLWLFVRQLAIGGAVGFGVGYVVSFALREARLATAGLYPVATLAAVAVAFGAADTAHGSGFLAVYITGLMLGSASIPAKQTIATFHEGMAWVAQLSMFLVLGLLVFPSDLGGVAFEGTVLALVLVFVARPLATVICTTPFGFTWREQTVLGWAGLRGAVPVVLATFPVIDGVPRSHEFFNIVFFVVLLSTILQGTTFEPLAKRLGVTTDDPALPRPLAESGTIRRLGAEVLEFPVVEGDAIVGLAVRDLGLPREAVVNVIVRAGQAIPPRGSTRVAAGDRLHVLYREEASRQLVSLTSSWRSGPIGPRARPARELRSRSSIFTARPWTEGDGDATRPERVSGQEVVDLLRLRRDAPGSLVVLADGRYAVCGSVLVVGARRQVTEWIERRMRVSGEAERAWLRTVLGAVATDLAEARPGGPPA
- a CDS encoding class I SAM-dependent methyltransferase, encoding MARLAEEQIQEFYEQCYTPGVDGDKYRRWRELGAEGKADHVMDLVARAGLAAPRTVCEVGCGDGAVLGVMGRRGFGGQRVGYEISASGVRLAGERAEVDEAHVFDGAHLPVGADAYDLVFATHVLEHVPDPAPLTRELLRAGRAVVIEVPLEANVSAQRPAARAASEGVGHLHRFHRRAIRTLVADAGGRVAAELVDPLPREVHLFGAEGGAARAKGYAKWAVRASAAAVPALGERLITLHFAVLALPAARR